The nucleotide sequence GCCGGGGCGGCGGGCAAACAGGTTGCCGATGGCATCGGTGTCCAGGCTCATGCCGGCCTGGTGGCACCAGTCGGCAAACAGGGCGCGGCCGGCGAAGTCTTCCGCCGACAGGGCCAGCCGGCAATTGCCGCCTGCTGTGGTGGGGCCGACTTTGGCCATGTCCATCAGGCTATTCCATAAGCGTGGACCATTCACGGTCAGCATTGTCGTTCTCCTCAATTGTTTGTGTTTGTTTACGCGGCGGGGCTTCAGTAGCCCAGCGCCGGATCGGCGCGATGCAGCAGGGCTGCGCCTGCGGCCAGCCGCCGGGTGTTTTCTGCGATCTGGCTGGCAATGCAGCGCGCCGAGGCGGCCGAAGCCATGTGCGGCGTGACGGTGACGCCCGGCGTGCGCCACCACGGGTGAGCGGCTGGCAGCGGTTCCTGTTCGAACACGTCGAGCAAGGCCGCGCGCAACTGGCCACTGCCGAGGGCTGCTGCCAGATCCGCAGCCGCCACATGCTGGCCACGGCCGCCATTCACCAGCACTGCGCCGGGGGCCAGTGCGGCAAACAGCTGGCTATCCAGCAGTCCTGCGGTGGCGGTGGTCAGCGGCAGCAGATTGATCAGCAGATCCAGCCCGGCCAGGCAGTCCTGCAAGCCGCTGTCGCCGTGGTAACAGCCCACCCCGGCCAGCGTCTTGGGGCTGCGCGACCAGCCGCGTACCGCATAGCCGGCCCCGGCCAGATCCTGTGCCACGGCGCTGCCCATCGAGCCCAGTCCCAGCACGCCCACCCGGTATGCGCTAGCGGGGCATTGCGGCGGCCGCTGCCAGCGCGCCTGGCGCTGGTTGGCCAGCACCAGGTCGAAATGACGCTGATAGTGGATGACTGCCCAGCGCATGAACTCCACCATGCCCTGGCGCTGTTCCGGGTCCACCACCCGGCACACCGGCACGGCCGGCAAGCCGCCGGCTGTGTCCAGGTGCTCGATGCCGGCGGAGACCGAATGGATCAGCCGCAGCCGGGGCAATGCCTGCAAGCTGCCTGCTGGCGGAAACCAGCAGGCGGCAACTTCCGCTTCGCTGGCACCCGCCTCGTGCGCTTGCAGCACGCACAGTGCGGGTGCCACCTGGGCAAAGGCCTGGCGCAGCGCTTCGATCAGTTCGGCATCGTCGGTGAGTAGCACCACCGTGCTCATGAGGCATAGCTTTGCTGTTGATCGGCAATCAGCGACAGCGCCGCCTGCCAGCCCAGGGCGATGATTTCTTCTTCATCGCTACGGGCGAACTGGGCCGAGGTGTGCTGGCGCACCGCCTCGCTGGGGTAGTGCAGCTGTGCGCCGCCAGCCATGGCCTGTACCTGTGCCTGACAGGCGCGCTCCAGGAAGTAGATTTCGTGGAAGGCTTCGGCCACCGAGCGGCCACCGGCCAGCAGGCCGTGGTTGCGCAGGATCAGCGCCTTGTTGTGCGGGCCGAGGTCGGCCACCACCCGTTCGCGCTCTTCCAGCGACAGGGCAATGCCCTCGTACTCGTGGTAGCTCAGCCGGCCGTAAAACTTGAGCGCATGCTGGGTAATCGGCAGCAGGCCATGTTCCTGTGCCGACACCGCCATGCCGGCTGCGGTATGGGTGTGTACCACGCAGTGCAGGTCGGGCCGGGCCATGTGCACGGCAGAATGGATGACAAAGCCTGCCTTGTTGACGCGCTGCACCTCACCGTCACCGCCCACCACATTGCCATGCTGGTCGATGCGTACCAGGTCGGAAGCACGCATGTGCTGGAACAGCACGCCGTAGCGGTTGATGAGGAAATGATGCTCGGGGCCGGGGATGCGCAGCGAAATATGGGTGTCGATCATGTCCGTCATGCGGAAATGGGCGATCAGCCGGTACAGCGCTGCCAGCTCGCAACGCGCCTGCCATTCTTCAGGGGAAAATCGGGCCGCTTGATTCATGAGGTTCTCCAGGGGTTAACGGACAAAGACCAGCTCGGGGGGTGTGCTCTGCCGCCGCAGGCGGGCCAGCCCGGCCACGCCGACAAAAGACACCAGGGACAACAGTGAGAAGAACAGCGCCAGCGGCCACCATTCGCCGGCAAAGCGGCTGGCCAGCCAGGTGCCGATCAGCGGCGTGGTGCCGCCGGCCAGGGCGCAGATCAGCTGGTAGGCCAGCGAAATGCCGGAATAGCGCAGCCGCACCGGAAAGGCCTCGACCATATAACCGGCAATCACCGCATACAGGCCGGACAGGGTGACCACCGCCATGGCGATGCCCACGGTCATCAGCAGGATGTTGCCGGTTTGCACCAGCAGGAACATGGGATAGGGCAGCACCACGCACAGCAGGGAGACGATCTTGAGGAAGCGCCCCTCGCCGATCTTCTCGGCCAGCAGCGCGGAACAGGGCTGCGACAGGAATTGCAGGATGGTCACCAGGAACAGCGTGTCCAGAATGGTGGAACGGGCAATGCCCTGATACTGGGTCACATAGGTGATCATGAAGGTGTTGGTGAAGAAGAAGCCGGCCGAGCCAATGGTGACGGCGGCGGCGGCGAACAGGATTTCACGCCAGCAATCGCGTATCACTTCCAGTACCGGATATTTCGCCGTGCTTTGTTCGGCCTGTACGGCCTTGAATTCCGGCGACTCGTCCACGCCGATGCGGATGGCCAGGCCCACGCACATCAAGAGGCCGCTGGCCAGAAAGGGCAGGCGCCAGCCCCAGCTGAGAAAGTCGGCCTGATCCAGCGAGGTGACCAGCCGGAAGGCGATCAGCGACAGAATCAGCCCGGCCGGGCTGCCCAGCTGGGCAAACGAGGCATAGAAGGTTTTGCGCTTGGCCGGTGCGTGTTCGCTGGCCATCAGCACGGCCCCGCCCCACTCGCCACCCACCGAAATGCCCTGGATGAAGCGCAAGGCCACCAGGCCAATGGGCGCCCAGATGCCGGCACTGGCATAGCTGGGCAACAGGCCGATGCCGGCGGTGGCCACGCCCATCAGCATCATGGTGAACAGCAGCATTTTCTTGCGCCCCAGCCGGTCACCCAGATGGCCGAACACCATCCCGGCCATGGGGCGGGCGATAAAGCCGACGGCAAAGGTGGCAAAGGCCGCCAGCGTGCTCAGCGTGGGGTCGCTGCTGGGGAAAAACACCTGGCCCAGCACCAGGGCGGCAGCGGTGGCATAGATGTAGAAATCGTAAAACTCGATGGTGGTGCCGATGAAGGCGGCCGCCGCGGCTCGGCGCGACTGGCTGGAGGCTTGTGACATGGGGGATTCCTCTTTTTTGTAGATACGTGTTCGAGATCGGGTGACATGCACGTCGGTCTGCGCTCTGTTGGCGCGGTGAGGGTTTATCGCATGGGCATTACCATTAGTAAAATTATCAAAATTGAAGCTTAAAATAAGCAGAATTAATGAGTAACAGGAGGGCTGAACATGGCAAAAACAACAGGGACAACCCAGGCCAACATGACAGCAGGACGGCGTTTTCTGAGCGACAGGCTGGATTGGAATCTGCTACGGACTTATCTGGTAATCGCCCAGGAAAGCAGCATCAGCCGGGCTGCTGCCCGCCTGCATGTCACGCAGTCGGCGGTGAGCCAGGCCTTGAAACGGCTGGAAGAACAGTTGCAATGCACACTGATACTGCGGCAGGGGACGCGCTTCGCGCTGACGGAAACCGGCGATGAAATCTTCCGCATTGCCAGCGACATCTACGGCAATGTGTCGCGGCTGAGTGCCGCGCTGGAAAGCCGCAGCGAGGACATGCTGGGCAAGGTGCGCATACTGTGTGCCACCGGGCTGGAGGTGGCCGGCTACGATGCCTATCTGGCCCGTTTTCACCAGCAGTACCCACGGGTGGAACTGGAAGTGGAAGTCATGCGCAGCGCCGACATCATCAGCGGCCTGCTGCAAAAAACCGCCACCCTGGGGTTGGGCCTGTGCCGCCTGCCGCAGGCACGGCTGGAGCGGCGCTGTCTCATCACCCAGCGTTATGCGTTTTACTGTGGCCGCAGCCATCGCTTGTTCGGCCGCAGCGATCTGACGCTGGAGTCATTGCAGGGGCAGGATTTTGTCAGCTTCATCAGCGACCAGATTGGCGGCAACCTGTCGCCGCTGACCATCTTCCGCGACCAGCAAGGCTATACCGGCAAGATCATTGCGGCATCATCCAGCCTGGAAGAAGTGCGGCGGCTGGTACGCGCCGGCTTTGGCATCGGCAGCCTGCCGGAACACGTGGCGGCCCGCGATGTGGCACAAGGCGAGCTATGGCGGCTGCCGCCAGCCGCAGGCATTGCCGATCTGGATCTCTATCTGCTGTGGAACCGGGAGCAGAAGCTGGGTACGGCGGAAAGCGTATTTCTGGAGGGGCTGCAGCGCTGCTTGCCAGGGCTGGAAGAAAAAGACGGCAGTTGACGCGCGACCAACCGGCAGCTGGCGGCAAAGATTGCCTGCCGGCGGCAAGATTGGCGTCAAGAGATGTAAAGCAATGATAAGAAAAGAAAAATCGGCTCGATAAAAGGCTGGTATGGATATTGCAGTAGCCGGGCATCCCCTGCCGGGCTTGCTGGCTTGTGCCGGGACCATCCAGATACCACCACCAGACCGCCAGGAGTCCAGCAAGATGGCCATGCCGATTTCACCCGCCAGCAGCTATGGCAGCACTATGCCCAAAACCATTAGCAGCAGTCGTCCGGCACCCGCGCCGGCACCGTTCACCCCCACGCCGGCGACAGAACAACCGGCCAGCCTGGGCGGCAATGTTGGCTCGCTGATCAATACCAAGGCCTGAGTCAGCCGCCCGGCCGCGCCCTGAGCACGGCCCGGGACGGCTGCACCATCACACCTGGTAGCGGGCGAGAATATCCGCCTGCTGTCGCGCCATCTCATCCAGCTGGGCGGCATTCTGCGCCGTATGCTGGGCTGCCGCGCTGGCCTCTTCCGAAGCCTGCGCCGTTCTTTCCACCATGGCGGCAATATTGTTGCTGGCCTCGCCCTGCTGCTGGATGGCGGCGGCCACGGCATCGCTGCCCTGTACTGCACCGCCGGCCAGTTCGCCGATACGACGCATGGCCACCGCCGCCTGATCGGCGCGGGTGACGCCCACTTTCACCAGCTCTTCCGCCTTTTGCATCTGGGCGGTGGCCTGGCCGGCATTGCCCAGCATGGCCTCGATGGTGGAGGAAATCTCCTGGGTCGACTTGGTGGTGCGCTCGGCCAGCTTGCGTACCTCGTCGGCCACCACGGCAAAGCCGCGGCCTTGTTCGCCGGCGCGGGCGGCCTCGATGGCGGCATTGAGCGCCAGCAGATTGGTCTGGTCGGCAATATCGCGGATCACATTGATCACGGTCGCCACCTCGCCGCTGTGTGCTTCCATCTCGTGAATGCTGCTGGCCGACACGGTTACCACCTGGGAAATCTGGTGAATGTCGTGGATGGTCTGTTCGATGATGCCGCTGCTGTCTTCGACCAGCGTCTGCGCCGATTTGGCCCCGGCGCTTTGCTCGGCCGACTGCTCGGCCACATGGTTGATGCTCACCGTCATCTGCTCGATGGTGGCGGCGATATTGGCCGAGGCCTCGCTCTGCGCACCAGAGGCCATCGACACCTCGTTGGCGGTTTGTGCCAGCTCTTGCGACGAGCGCTTCACCTGATGCGCGCCATCGGCCAGTTGGCCAAACGCCTGTTGCAGGCCATCCAGCAGCTGGTTGAAGGCACGGGCAGTCAGGCCGATTTCATCCTGGCTGCTGCTGTCGGCGCGCAGGCGGAAATCCCGCTGGCTGCTGACCGCCTCGATGGTGTGCTGGATGGAGCCCAGCCCGTGGCTGATGGTGCGGTACAACAGCAAGGCCAGCGCGCCGGTCACCAGCAGCGCCAGCGCCATCAGCCCCAGTGCCACGGCAAATACGGTCTGGTAAGTGCGGTCGTTGTCGGCCGCCAGTTGCTCGGCCAGCCGGTAATTGAACTTGGCATGCTGTTCTACTGCCTGCATCAGCTGAGTGGCGGTCTGGGCAAATTCGTTATTGGTCAGCGCTACCGCCTGTTCGGTCTGATTGCTGCGCGACAAGGCCAGAATCCGGCTGCGTCCCTCGCGATACTGCACCATCATCGCCTTGTCTGCGGCCAGCAGCTGGCGGTCTTCGTCGCTGGCGCTTGCATTGATCTGATAGGACTCCATCAGCGTGTCAAAGCGCTGGTCGGCATCGGCCAGGTTTTTTTCAGCCAGCGCTTTTTGCTCGGCCGTGGTGGCCAGCACATGGCGCAAGGTATTGGCACGGATATCTGCCACCGCCCGCAGGGTTCCCTGCATGACTTTCAGATCGGGAAAGGTACTGTTCCGCACATATTCGAAGCGCTGCTGCCCGTCATGCAGCGCGTGAATGGCATAGCCACCAACCAGCAACATGCTGGCCAGCGCAATCGACAAAGTCAGCAATAATTTTTTCGTGATGTTCATGATTTATCCCGAAATCAAAAAAGTAGTGACGGCTGGCCAGGTATAACGCATGTGCATAGCACCAGCTAAATCGTTTCAGCTTAGATAGTAGGGTAATTTTCAGCCATTTTAAAAGTGATCTTTACAAATATTTCGATTATGAAAATGACATTTTTGTTAAGTAAACAGCAGCGATAAGCCCTGGCAGGATCAGCCAGCAGTCGGTATGGGCTTCGCTAGCCGAGGCTGAGCGTCTGCCATCATCGGGCAGCGAGCCGGCCTGGGACTTGCGCCATATCAGTTACTACTTATTTTTTAGCGATAGTCAGGGTTGTGCGTGGCAAACACCTGGGTAGTGCTTGAAAAGCAAACAGGCCTGCCAACTCAGCAGACCTGTTGTCGTGTCAAGGCACGCAGCTGCCTGACGGGAGCAGAGCGCTCTAGTTGAATGGCGTCGGGCGCGGGGTGTTATTGCTGGATGCCGGCAGAATCGGCAGCACGACCTGCGGTTGTTTGCCGGTAAGGGTATGCAGGAAGGCGACAATATCGCCTATTTCCTGCTGGTTGAAGGCGCGGCCCAGTTGCAGCTTGCCCATGGTGGACACCGCGGCTTCCAGTGTCGGGGCGCCTGCATCGTGGAAATAGGGCGCGCGCAGTGCCACATTGCGCAAGGACGGGACCTTGAACGACATGCGGTCGGCATCGTTGCCGGTTACCCCCGCCCGGCCCTGGGCCGGATTGCTGGTCTGATACGGTGTTACCAGGCCCATTTTCTGGAAGGAATTCCCCCCCACGGCGGGGCCGTTATGGCAGGCCACACAGCCGGCGGTCTTGAACGTCTGGTAGCCGCGCAGCTCCTGCGTGTTCAGCGCCTTCTTGTTGCCCTTCAGCCACTGGTCAAAGCGCGAATCCGGCGTGACCAGGGTTTCTTCAAAGGCGGCAATCGCCTTGGTTACCTGTTGCATTGAGACATTGCGGTTGCCGAACACCTTGTCGAATTCATTGACGTAGGCCGGCATCGAACGCAGCACATCCAGCGCCAGCACATGGTTGGACGCCATTTCCTTGGGGTTGGCAATCGGGCCGCTGGCCTGCTCTTGCAAGGACTTGGCACGGCCATCCCAGAACTGGGCCAGGTTCAGGCTGGAGTTGAGCACCGAAGGTGAGCGGATAGGCCCTTGTTGCCAATGGTCGCCAATCGAGGACGTGAGATTGTCACTGCCGCCGGTGGACAGGTTGTGACAGGAATTACAGGAAATGAAACCGGATTTGGACAGGCGCGGTTCAAAAAACAGTTTTTTGCCCAATTCCACCATGGCCGGATTCTTGATGACTGGCTTGGGAATGGGCTGAATAGGTTCACTCTGAATACTGGGCGCAGCACTGGCAGATATTGCCAGCCACAGCGGAAACATCATGCCGATATATTTGATGAATTGCATTGCCATCTCCATTTGCGGTTGAAAAATGATTGTTGCGCGTAGCGAATCGAAAAATTTCATGGTGTGTCGGCAAATGTTCCGTGTAGCTGAATTATTCTATTGCGTCTTTTAAAACAGGCCATGGCGTATTTCATGGGATGGTCGGGATAATTGTGGGAGTTATCCCGTCATAAAACAGTATGAAATAAAGCCGCATACACGATGATTAATGCGTTGCCATGGTTGAGTGCCAAGATGGGGCAGTTTGAGATCGGCTGATTTGTCGCAGATCAAATAGCGCAAATCAAAATGCTGGTAGGTAAATTGATATTTTCAATTCATTTGATAGCCAAAAAATATCAGCATGCTTTATTTGGCAGCCGGAATATCCCCAGACCATTGCAGGGCAATGCCCGTGGTATAGATGGCTGCAGGAGAATGAACAGAATGGCAGTGCAGGTATTTACCACAGCAGGAATGCCGGGCAGGGCAGGTAAGGGCAGGGCAGGCGACATGCCAGGATCTGGCATGAGGAAGGGCGTAGCAGGAATTATTTAAAGAAAAACATGAAACCCAGCGTGAGCAGGATAAGCAGGCACAGCATGCTGATGCCGCACATTTGCTCGATGATGGCATCCATACAAACCATCATCCAGCGCGCAGCCTTGCTGCTGCTGCCCTTGCCGGAGACAGGGTGCAGCAGCGGTCTGGATATATTTCTTTGCCTGAAGGAAAACATTTCTTGAATACTCTTAACAATAATTGCCACAAGACAATAATTGTTAAATTAAAGCAAATCAAGATATTAGACAGTAAATAAGGTGTTAAGTAATGAAAATAACCATATGGCATTGTTTGGCTGGCTGGGATGTGCCGTGCCGGATTGCCAAGGCAAGCCGGTCTGGGGGAGGCCCAGAACAAGGCTCCAGGCAAGCACTTGCCCAGTTCTGCAGCGACGCTCCCGGAAAGGCATCATCCCTGCGCCAAAGCCAGTAGGGCTGGCTGCTCTGCAGCATGCTGGACGGCGTGGACCACTTACCCCGCCATCAGCACTCGCCCAGCCTGGGCTGATGGCGTTGCCTGTCGCTTTTTACCGCTTGTTCATGCTCGTAGCTCACCAGAATATTCATCAGCATGGTGGTCATGGCGGGTGTCAACATGGAAAAGCGCTGCGACCGGTAAGCTGCACTGATGGCGTGAAACAGCGTGCGGCTTTCGCCGGATAACTGACGCAGATCGCCCAGGGTAAACAGGCGGACATCGTAGCGAGAGCCCATCAGCAGCCAGAAACCCGCCAGCATGGCACCGTCCCGGCTGCCATCCATTGCATTGATCCGAGCCAGAATTTCGCTTTCCGTCATGTCCGCACCACCCTTTCTTCAAGAAGCCTGGGCATTGCTCATGCCGCCGCCGGCATGGCAGGGGCGACCGGCGGCAAGCTGCTGCTGGCGGCAATGCCCAGCGTCAGCATGGCGGGGTTCATGCTGTCCACCATGGTGCTGGGAATCAGGATGGTGGTTCCCCGCTCCTTGGTGGTCTCGTAAATGATGTTCATCGCCCGCAACTGCAAAGCCCCGGGCTGCTGCTGATAGATGCGGGCCGCCGCGACAAACTGGCCGGCAATTTCCGCTTCGGCTGCGCCCAGAATGATGCGCGCCTGCTTTTCGCGCTCGGCCTGCGCCTGACGGGACATGGCATCCTGCAAGGCTACCGGGATGGCCACATCGCGGACTTCCACCGAGCTGACGGTAATGCCCCACTCGCTGGTTTTCTGGCCGATGTCCGTGCACAGCTGCTGGTCCGCCGCCCGCCGGTCCGACAGCAAGGCGGCCAGCATGGACGAACCAATCATCTCGCGCAAAGAGGTTTGGGCGACACGGTCGATGGCTTGCTGGAAGTCGGTAATCGCCAGCGCGGCTTTCTGCGCATCGTGCACATGCCAGAAGATGACGGCGTCTACATTGACCGGCACCGTGTCGCGCGTCAGGGCCTGTTCGGCGTTGAAGGCGGTGGTCTGGATGCGCTCATCGATGATGGCGACCACGCTGTCTATCACCGGCAGGATGACAAACAGGCCCGGGCCGCGCACCCCCTGCAGCTTGCCGGCGCGAAGCACCACGAATTTCTGCCAGGTATTGGCCATTTTGAGCGACATGCCCGTCACCATGCCGGCCAGCCAGAAGATAGCCGCCAGCCAGGTGCTACCCAGCATGCCGATGCCGGCACCCGTGGCCAGCAGGCATAGAACAATGAAAAAGGTAATGGGGTTCACGCTGATGCTCCTGCATGGATACCGGCTATGCGCCGAAGGCAACCGGACGGGACATCATCAGGGAAGTGGCAGCGGCTGTCGGTGCTGCAGCATACATAGCGGGCAGATTCGCCGCCGGCGGCAAGCGGGTGGTCCGTGAGCTAGCGTTCTTGCCGCAGCGACGGCATGTTTTCCCATCTGCGTTCCTGCTGCCAATGCAGCATCCAGGCGCTGACGGCACTGGCCGGCATGGGGCGGGCGATGGCATAGCCCTGGCAGTAGTGGCAATCCAGCTGCAACAGCATGGCACCATGCGCCAGGGTTTCCACCCCCTCGGCAATCACTTCGCGGTTGAATGCTCGCGCCAGCCGGATGATGCTGTCGACGATATTGCGGTCTTCCGGACTGTTCAGCATGTTGCTGACAAAGCTCTGGTCAATCTTCAGCATGTCCACCGGCAGATTGCGGAAATAGGACAGCGAAGAATAACCGGTACCAAAGTCGTCCAGCGCAAAGCGGATGCCATGTGCGCGGCAAGTCAGCAGCGTCTGTATCGACTGGGCCACCTTCTCCAGCGCTGCCGTTTCCAGCAATTCCAGCCCCAGCTGTGCCGGCGACAGCAGTGGAAAGCGCGCCAGTTGCTGCAGCAGCTTGTCGGCAAAGTCTTGCTGCTGCAGCTGGCTGGCACTGATATTGATGCTGACATCCAGCACCATGCCTTGCTGCCGCCAGTGTTCCATTTGCTGCAGCACCTGGCTGACCACCCATTGGCCCAGCACCAGTTCGGCACTGCTGCCTTCCAGCACTTGCAGGAAATTTTCCGGGGTCAGCAAACCCAGCTCCGGGTGTTGCCAGCGCAGCAAGGCTTCCAGGCCGGTCACCCGGCCATCGCGCAAGTCGACCTTGGGCTGGTAGTACAGCAGCAGCTCGCCCTGTTCCAGCGCGCTGGTCAGCCGTGACAGCTGGTGGTGGTATTCCCGTATCAGTTGATCCTGGGCCAGATCGTAATAGTGGTAGCGGTTTTTGCCGGATTGCTTGGCCAGATACATGGCCTGGTCGGCATGGCGCAGCAGGGTGTCATTGTCGGAATCGTCATACGGATAAACCGTTACCCCGATGCTGGCGGTAATCCGCACCAGGCGGCCGGTCAGCAACTGCGGCGTGCCAACGGCCTGCAGCACGCGATCCAGCACCTGGCGGTACTCTGCGTCGTCGGCCAGGTCGGTCAGCAGCAGCACGAATTCATCGCCCCCCAGCCGGGCAATGATGTCATTGGCCCGCAGCGCCAGGCGCAGCCGGTCGGCGGTATCCACCAGCAACTGGTCGCCGGCCTCGTGTCCCAGGCTGTCGTTGATCGGTTTGAAGCCGTCCAGGTCCAGATAACATACCGCCAGGTGCTTGCCGGTGCGCTGCGCCCGTTGAATGGCCAGATTCAGCCCCTCGGTCAGCAGGCGCCGGTTGGGCAGGCCGGTGAGCAAATCGTAATTGGCCATGCGGGTCAGCTCGTCTTCTTTCTGCTTGAGCTGGCTGATGTCGGAAAAGAAGCCGATATAGTGCCGTGCGCGACGGCAGGCACCGGGGGGTTCTCGCAGCAAGGTCAGAAACAGGCGTGCCGGATAGGATGAACCATCGCGGCGCAGGCAGCTCAGCTCGCCGTGCCAGCTGCCGTCCCGGCGCAGTGCGCGCAGCCACGACCTGGGCTGCAAGCCGTCCACGCCCTTGCTGGCCAGCATGGCCACCCGCAGGCCAATGCTTTCGCTGGCGGTAAAACCGGTGATGGCGGTAAATGCCGGGTTGATGTCGACAATGCGCATGGCCCCATCGGTGATGACAATGCCTTCGTGGCTATGACTGAACACGCAGGCGGCCAGCCGCAGCGCTTCGTTGGAATGCGTCAGTTCTTCGTTCTGCATTTCCAGTTCGATCTGGTGCACTTGCAGCTCGTGCAGCAGGCGTAAGGGATCTGGCGTCCCGTGCAAATGGGCCGGCATGGCTTGCAGCCGTTGCTCGGCACGCTGGCGCAAGGTGGCGGCGTCTTGTTTTGCATGGGGCTTGACCATCAGCGCTTACTCCAGGTGTTGTTGCAGGCGTGCTTCCAGGCTGGCGATCTCCGTCGTGTCGATAAAAGTGATCACGATGCCGTCAATCACGTTATCCAGTCGGCGATACGGCATGATGCGTACGCGGTACCAGCGGCCACTGCGGCTATGCACCCGTTTTTCGGCAAAGACCAGGGTTTGCAGCACCTTGGCGGCATCGTCCAGCAAGCGGGGGTATTCCAGCTCGCCCCGGATGTCGGACAAAGGGCGGCCGATATCGCCGGGAATGAACTTGAACAGCGCGGTGGCATGGCTGGTAAAGCGTCGCAGCCGCATCTCGCCATCCAGAAACACCGTGGCAATTTCCGTGCTGTTCAGCAGGTTGTTCATGTCATTGCGTTCCCAGGTCAGGTCGTCCAGCTTGGCCTGCAGCTCGGCATTGATGGTTTGCAGTTCTTCGTTCAGCGATTGCAGCTCCTCGCGCGAGGTGGTCAGCTCCTCGTTGGTGGCCTGTAGCTCTTCATTGCCGGACTTCACTTCTTCCAGGGCAATCTGCATGTCTTCCTGCATGGAGCGCAGCAATTTGCGGTTTTGCTCCAGTTCCTGTTCCAGCATCAGCTCGCGTTCGCTGACCGACGCGCGGCGTCGTGGCCTGGCCTTGGGCTGCGGTGCTTCGGTAAACACCACCAGCAGCCGGCCTTGCAGCCCTTCTGGCTGGCGGATTAGCTGTACCGTCAGATGAAAGTGGTGTGGCGTGCCAAATCCATCCACCTGCAAATCATTCACCTGCACCAGCTCCACACCGGACTGCACTTGCAGAATGGCGGTATTCAGCGCGCTACCCAGCCCGGCGCGTGCCATGGCATGGATATTCACATTCACCTTGCCGGCGGCGGGCTCCAGGTATTTGCCCACCCGGCCGCTGATATAGAGGATATCGCCGTCGCTATTGATCAGGACGGCAGCAGGGGCGTAATTCTGCTGGATGAGCTGGTCGGTCTGGTATTCAAGGCTTTTTCGATAATCTGGCATTGTTTCTTCAATAGTCAGCAACGATCTGGACTGTGTCCGCAGCGGAAACTCCAGCGTCCGGCTGCGGCTGGCACTGTCGCTACGGGTGAAAATGCGGTTTTTCTTGTCCAACGGTAAAAACAGGTTGGAAAACCGTCCGGTGGTTTCCGCGCTGCCCAGCACCAGAATACCCCGGCTGCACAAGGCGTAATGAAACAGCGGCAGCAGCTTGTCCTGCAACACGGTATCCAGATAA is from Aquitalea aquatilis and encodes:
- a CDS encoding 2-hydroxyacid dehydrogenase; protein product: MSTVVLLTDDAELIEALRQAFAQVAPALCVLQAHEAGASEAEVAACWFPPAGSLQALPRLRLIHSVSAGIEHLDTAGGLPAVPVCRVVDPEQRQGMVEFMRWAVIHYQRHFDLVLANQRQARWQRPPQCPASAYRVGVLGLGSMGSAVAQDLAGAGYAVRGWSRSPKTLAGVGCYHGDSGLQDCLAGLDLLINLLPLTTATAGLLDSQLFAALAPGAVLVNGGRGQHVAAADLAAALGSGQLRAALLDVFEQEPLPAAHPWWRTPGVTVTPHMASAASARCIASQIAENTRRLAAGAALLHRADPALGY
- a CDS encoding class II aldolase/adducin family protein yields the protein MNQAARFSPEEWQARCELAALYRLIAHFRMTDMIDTHISLRIPGPEHHFLINRYGVLFQHMRASDLVRIDQHGNVVGGDGEVQRVNKAGFVIHSAVHMARPDLHCVVHTHTAAGMAVSAQEHGLLPITQHALKFYGRLSYHEYEGIALSLEERERVVADLGPHNKALILRNHGLLAGGRSVAEAFHEIYFLERACQAQVQAMAGGAQLHYPSEAVRQHTSAQFARSDEEEIIALGWQAALSLIADQQQSYAS
- a CDS encoding MFS transporter, which codes for MSQASSQSRRAAAAAFIGTTIEFYDFYIYATAAALVLGQVFFPSSDPTLSTLAAFATFAVGFIARPMAGMVFGHLGDRLGRKKMLLFTMMLMGVATAGIGLLPSYASAGIWAPIGLVALRFIQGISVGGEWGGAVLMASEHAPAKRKTFYASFAQLGSPAGLILSLIAFRLVTSLDQADFLSWGWRLPFLASGLLMCVGLAIRIGVDESPEFKAVQAEQSTAKYPVLEVIRDCWREILFAAAAVTIGSAGFFFTNTFMITYVTQYQGIARSTILDTLFLVTILQFLSQPCSALLAEKIGEGRFLKIVSLLCVVLPYPMFLLVQTGNILLMTVGIAMAVVTLSGLYAVIAGYMVEAFPVRLRYSGISLAYQLICALAGGTTPLIGTWLASRFAGEWWPLALFFSLLSLVSFVGVAGLARLRRQSTPPELVFVR
- a CDS encoding LysR family transcriptional regulator, translated to MAKTTGTTQANMTAGRRFLSDRLDWNLLRTYLVIAQESSISRAAARLHVTQSAVSQALKRLEEQLQCTLILRQGTRFALTETGDEIFRIASDIYGNVSRLSAALESRSEDMLGKVRILCATGLEVAGYDAYLARFHQQYPRVELEVEVMRSADIISGLLQKTATLGLGLCRLPQARLERRCLITQRYAFYCGRSHRLFGRSDLTLESLQGQDFVSFISDQIGGNLSPLTIFRDQQGYTGKIIAASSSLEEVRRLVRAGFGIGSLPEHVAARDVAQGELWRLPPAAGIADLDLYLLWNREQKLGTAESVFLEGLQRCLPGLEEKDGS
- a CDS encoding methyl-accepting chemotaxis protein; this translates as MNITKKLLLTLSIALASMLLVGGYAIHALHDGQQRFEYVRNSTFPDLKVMQGTLRAVADIRANTLRHVLATTAEQKALAEKNLADADQRFDTLMESYQINASASDEDRQLLAADKAMMVQYREGRSRILALSRSNQTEQAVALTNNEFAQTATQLMQAVEQHAKFNYRLAEQLAADNDRTYQTVFAVALGLMALALLVTGALALLLYRTISHGLGSIQHTIEAVSSQRDFRLRADSSSQDEIGLTARAFNQLLDGLQQAFGQLADGAHQVKRSSQELAQTANEVSMASGAQSEASANIAATIEQMTVSINHVAEQSAEQSAGAKSAQTLVEDSSGIIEQTIHDIHQISQVVTVSASSIHEMEAHSGEVATVINVIRDIADQTNLLALNAAIEAARAGEQGRGFAVVADEVRKLAERTTKSTQEISSTIEAMLGNAGQATAQMQKAEELVKVGVTRADQAAVAMRRIGELAGGAVQGSDAVAAAIQQQGEASNNIAAMVERTAQASEEASAAAQHTAQNAAQLDEMARQQADILARYQV
- a CDS encoding cytochrome-c peroxidase, which translates into the protein MQFIKYIGMMFPLWLAISASAAPSIQSEPIQPIPKPVIKNPAMVELGKKLFFEPRLSKSGFISCNSCHNLSTGGSDNLTSSIGDHWQQGPIRSPSVLNSSLNLAQFWDGRAKSLQEQASGPIANPKEMASNHVLALDVLRSMPAYVNEFDKVFGNRNVSMQQVTKAIAAFEETLVTPDSRFDQWLKGNKKALNTQELRGYQTFKTAGCVACHNGPAVGGNSFQKMGLVTPYQTSNPAQGRAGVTGNDADRMSFKVPSLRNVALRAPYFHDAGAPTLEAAVSTMGKLQLGRAFNQQEIGDIVAFLHTLTGKQPQVVLPILPASSNNTPRPTPFN